A stretch of DNA from Candidatus Ryanbacteria bacterium CG10_big_fil_rev_8_21_14_0_10_43_42:
TGGCGGTCTCTTTGGAGATGTCTTAACGTTTACGGAAGATGAAGAGCATGATGGAGAAGTTAAGGAAGTTCTTGGACAAGAGGATTGGGATAGGCTAGTAGAACTGCGTAATCGATACATCAACACAAGCATGACTCCTCAAGAATGGAGAATCTCTGAGCAACGAAGAGAGCTATATCGCATTTTAGGGAAAGTGGTGACGGTGCCACAGTTTCAAAAATATTTTTCTAGTGAAAAATATCCCGAAGAGTCGGGGATTGTCCATTAAGAAAATCGTCACCGCTTACGGGGCGCTTACCCTCCATCTGGATAAACTCTACAATAAAAAGGTTATCTTTTGTACAAACGGCAAGTGAGCCGTTTTTTTCTTGCACCACAGTACCGGGTTTGCCGGGGGAAGGCTGATCGGACGCGTGTCCCTTTAAAATTTTCACGCGTCTTACTTTATGAGACCCGTCCTCATAAAAGCTATAGGTACCGGGCCATTCTTCAAATGCGCGTATATGTCTATCGATTTCTTTTACCGAACGGTTCCAGTTAATATGACCATCCTCTTTTGTGAATAATTTTGTAAACGTTGCCTTTGTGTGATCCTGTTCCTGTGGTGTAATTTCTCCCGCAATCCATTTTGGCAGTGTTTCCGCTAAAAGATCGCCTCCCTGTTTGGCGAGCTCATCATGCAGCTGTTTATAACCAAAATTTTGTATGTCATACGGTTTACTTTTCGCTATAATAGGTCCATGATCCATCTCGGCATCGGTAAGCATAAGAGTAACGCCGGTTTTAACATCTCCCTTCAGAATAGCGGTTTGTATGGGGGATGCGCCGCGGTGCCGGGGGAGCAGGGAAGGATGTACGTTAATAACGCCTTTTAAGGGGATGTCCAGGAGTGTTTTCGGAAGCAAGCGCCCGAATGATGCTACTGTAAAGATATCCGCATGATAACCGCGTAATTCTTTCAAAAATACAGGATCTCTTAATGTTTCCGGTTCAAGTACGGGGATAGTATTTTCGGTAGCATATGCTTTTATTGCAGACGGCATGTATTCCTTTTTTCTTCCGACGGGTTTGTCCGGTACGGTTACGACGGCAACAGGCGTCAGATTATGGTGTATGAGAGATGCTAATATACGCACCGAAAAATCCGGTGTACCGAAAAATACTATTTTTATGGCAATGCTTTTATTTTGCATACTGTATTGCTAGTATAGCATCATGCCGTCTAAACCTACCAAAAAAGTGTCTTCTGTGCAAAAGAAGACAAATCCGGATATTTATCGATTTATCGATTTTTTTGTGAAAACGGGAGAAAAAATACTAGGGAAGAAACCTAATGTCGTACGTGGCAAGGATGGCATGCTTGTTTCGTATGCGCTCCGTACATTTCCGGTAGGTAAGCTGGAAACACTTGCCGTATGGTTTCTTGTAAAAAAGAAAAAACTGCGACCGCTTATCGGTACCATGCTTTCACATACGGTGCTCGATGAGCTTATGCGAGACATGAATCATCCGGGTTTTTGGAAGGAGATCGACAGTTTAATGGATCAGTATTATCCGCGTATGGAAACACCGCGTATGTGGCAACCTTTTTCTTATCAGGACATAACAACTATGAAGGAGGACGTGGCAAAGATTATGCGGCGTTTTACATAAGTATGGAGGAAAAAAAATCTATTGTAATAGAACCCGCCACCGTGCTTCATAGAGAAACACGGGATGTGCCGCTTGAATATATTACATCGGGGGAGATAAAACGCGTACTTAAAGAAATGAAACAGGCGTTGCGTTCTACCGATGACGGTATTGGTATTGCGGCACCGCAAATCGGATATTCATGGCGCATTTTTTTGGCGTCCGAAGAAGCGCTTGTATGGGACGGCTTGCAGGAAGAAGAAAAGGAAGAGTATCGGAAAAAAAAGAAGAAATGGGATTATTATGTATTTATCAATCCAATCATTACACGAACGTCAAAAAAAACTACGGATGAAATGGAAGGATGTTTAAGTGTTCCGCGAATATATGGGCGGGTGAGGCGACATGAAAAAGTAACAATAACGGCATATGATGAGCAGGGAAAA
This window harbors:
- a CDS encoding methionyl-tRNA formyltransferase, which encodes MQNKSIAIKIVFFGTPDFSVRILASLIHHNLTPVAVVTVPDKPVGRKKEYMPSAIKAYATENTIPVLEPETLRDPVFLKELRGYHADIFTVASFGRLLPKTLLDIPLKGVINVHPSLLPRHRGASPIQTAILKGDVKTGVTLMLTDAEMDHGPIIAKSKPYDIQNFGYKQLHDELAKQGGDLLAETLPKWIAGEITPQEQDHTKATFTKLFTKEDGHINWNRSVKEIDRHIRAFEEWPGTYSFYEDGSHKVRRVKILKGHASDQPSPGKPGTVVQEKNGSLAVCTKDNLFIVEFIQMEGKRPVSGDDFLNGQSPTLRDIFH
- the def gene encoding peptide deformylase; the protein is MEEKKSIVIEPATVLHRETRDVPLEYITSGEIKRVLKEMKQALRSTDDGIGIAAPQIGYSWRIFLASEEALVWDGLQEEEKEEYRKKKKKWDYYVFINPIITRTSKKTTDEMEGCLSVPRIYGRVRRHEKVTITAYDEQGKKFMRGTSGLYARVMQHETDHLKGMLFIEKAKDIQKIKDNGEV